In one Rhinopithecus roxellana isolate Shanxi Qingling chromosome 1, ASM756505v1, whole genome shotgun sequence genomic region, the following are encoded:
- the TRH gene encoding thyrotropin releasing hormone isoform X2 — protein sequence MPGPWLLLALALTLNLTGVPGGRAQPEAAQQEAVTAAERPGLDDLLRQVERVLFLRENIQRLQGDQASQILQSDWLSKRQHPGKREEEEEEGVEEEEEEEGGAVGPHKRQHPGRREDEASWSVDVTPHKRQHPGRRSAWLGYAVTKRQHPGRRLADPKAQRSWEEEEEEEEREEELMPEKRQHPGKRALGGPCGPQGACGQAGLLLGLLDDLSRNQGAEEKRQHPGRRAAWVREPLED from the exons ATGCCCGGCCCTTGGTTGCTGCTCGCCCTGGCTTTGACCCTGAACCTGACCGGTGTCCCTGGCGGCCGTGCTCAGCCAGAGGCGGCCCAGCAGGAGGCAGTGACAGCCGCGGAGCGTCCGGGCCTGGATGACCTCCTGCGCCAGGTGGAGCGCGTCCTCTTCCTCCGGGAAAACATCCAGCGGCTGCAAGGGGACCAGG cGTCCCAGATCCTTCAATCTGACTGGCTCTCCAAACGTCAGCATCCAGgcaaaagagaggaggaggaggaagagggagttgaagaagaggaagaggaagaagggggCGCTGTGGGACCCCACAAACGGCAGCACCCTGGCCGACGGGAAGACGAGGCTTCATGGTCAGTCGATGTAACCCCGCACAAGCGGCAGCATCCTGGCCGGCGCTCCGCCTGGCTTGGGTATGCTGTCACGAAGCGGCAGCACCCCGGCAGAAGGCTGGCAGATCCCAAGGCTCAAAGGAgctgggaagaagaggaggaggaggaagagagagaggaagagctgATGCCTGAGAAACGCCAGCATCCTGGCAAGAGGGCCCTGGGAGGACCCTGTGGGCCCCAGGGAGCCTGTGGTCAGGCGGGCCTCCTGCTGGGGCTCCTGGATGACCTGAGTAGGAACCAGGGAGCTGAGGAAAAGCGGCAGCACCCTGGCCGGCGGGCTGCCTGGGTCAGGGAGCCCCTGGAGGACTGA
- the TRH gene encoding thyrotropin releasing hormone isoform X1 — translation MPGPWLLLALALTLNLTGVPGGRAQPEAAQQEAVTAAERPGLDDLLRQVERVLFLRENIQRLQGDQGEHSASQILQSDWLSKRQHPGKREEEEEEGVEEEEEEEGGAVGPHKRQHPGRREDEASWSVDVTPHKRQHPGRRSAWLGYAVTKRQHPGRRLADPKAQRSWEEEEEEEEREEELMPEKRQHPGKRALGGPCGPQGACGQAGLLLGLLDDLSRNQGAEEKRQHPGRRAAWVREPLED, via the exons ATGCCCGGCCCTTGGTTGCTGCTCGCCCTGGCTTTGACCCTGAACCTGACCGGTGTCCCTGGCGGCCGTGCTCAGCCAGAGGCGGCCCAGCAGGAGGCAGTGACAGCCGCGGAGCGTCCGGGCCTGGATGACCTCCTGCGCCAGGTGGAGCGCGTCCTCTTCCTCCGGGAAAACATCCAGCGGCTGCAAGGGGACCAGGGTGAGCACTCCG cGTCCCAGATCCTTCAATCTGACTGGCTCTCCAAACGTCAGCATCCAGgcaaaagagaggaggaggaggaagagggagttgaagaagaggaagaggaagaagggggCGCTGTGGGACCCCACAAACGGCAGCACCCTGGCCGACGGGAAGACGAGGCTTCATGGTCAGTCGATGTAACCCCGCACAAGCGGCAGCATCCTGGCCGGCGCTCCGCCTGGCTTGGGTATGCTGTCACGAAGCGGCAGCACCCCGGCAGAAGGCTGGCAGATCCCAAGGCTCAAAGGAgctgggaagaagaggaggaggaggaagagagagaggaagagctgATGCCTGAGAAACGCCAGCATCCTGGCAAGAGGGCCCTGGGAGGACCCTGTGGGCCCCAGGGAGCCTGTGGTCAGGCGGGCCTCCTGCTGGGGCTCCTGGATGACCTGAGTAGGAACCAGGGAGCTGAGGAAAAGCGGCAGCACCCTGGCCGGCGGGCTGCCTGGGTCAGGGAGCCCCTGGAGGACTGA